A window of the Pristiophorus japonicus isolate sPriJap1 chromosome 13, sPriJap1.hap1, whole genome shotgun sequence genome harbors these coding sequences:
- the LOC139278369 gene encoding probable G-protein coupled receptor 139 has translation MHRQELIHPLDFIYYPILAAFGIPVNLLAIVILSRGKCGLTRCITFYLVSMAVGDLLVIITDVMLYKIVYYYFRSSFFDTTPICRLIVVLYASSQDCSVWLTVAFTFDRFVAICWQQLKTKYCTEKTAAVVITVVCVIFCLKCIPWYFAFGPRYVINNVQWDSILTVTFSNSKAWAAFAWLHRIFTPLLPFGLILLFNVLTVKNILVASKVRSRLRGCNPGENHNDPEIANRKKSIILLFTISGSFILLWTTYVVYFLYVRITNTFYHTSFNDPLFKVQQAGSMLQVLSSCTNTSIYAVTQAKFRKDAVKYPLTLIFKLIKCENN, from the exons ATGCATCGACAAGAACTAATTCATCCACTGGATTTCATTTACTACCCTATTCTTGCAGCTTTCGGCATTCCTG TTAATTTACTGGCGATTGTAATCCTATCCCGTGGAAAGTGCGGCCTCACCAGATGTATCACTTTCTACCTGGTGTCCATGGCAGTGGGAGATCTGCTCGTTATTATCACTGATGTAATGTTGTATAAGATTGTTTATTATTATTTCCGGAGTTCTTTCTTTGACACCACGCCTATTTGTCGCCTCATTGTCGTTCTGTACGCTTCGAGCCAGGACTGTTCTGTTTGGTTAACGGTGGCTTTCACCTTCGATCGCTTTGTTGCCATTTGTTGGCAGCAGTTGAAaacaaaatattgcaccgagaaaacggctGCTGTGGTTATTACCGTTGTTTGTGTAATCTTCTGTTTAAAATGTATTCCCTGGTACTTTGCATTTGGACCTCGATATGTCATTAACAATGTACAGTGGGATTCTATCCTGACAGTAACCTTTTCTAACTCAAAAGCATGGGCAGCATTTGCTTGGCTCCATCGCATTTTCACCCCGTTGCTCCCATTTGGATTAATTCTGCTGTTCAATGTTCTGACTGTCAAAAATATTTTAGTGGCAAGCAAAGTTCGCAGCAGACTGCGAGGCTGCAACCCTGGTGAGAATCACAATGACCCAGAGATAGCAAACCGCaaaaaatccatcattttactgttcacTATCTCTGGCAGTTTTATACTGTTATGGACAACGTATGTTGTATATTTCTTATATGTACGAATCACAAATACTTTTTATCATACGAGTTTCAATGATCCTTTATTTAAGGTTCAACAAGCTGGATCCATGCTTCAGGTTTTAAGTTCTTGTACAAATACGAGCATTTATGCAGTGACCCAGGCTAAATTCAGAAAGGATGCGGTGAAATATCCCCTTACTCTTATTTTCAAATTAATTAAGTGTGAAAACAACTGA